One segment of Nocardioides oleivorans DNA contains the following:
- the rpmE gene encoding 50S ribosomal protein L31, translating to MKKDTHPDYVETAVTCTCGASFTTRSTATSGSIHADVCSQCHPFYTGKQKILDTGGRVARFESRYGKKAAAESK from the coding sequence ATGAAGAAGGACACTCACCCCGACTACGTCGAGACCGCCGTGACCTGCACGTGCGGCGCGTCGTTCACCACCCGCAGCACCGCGACCTCCGGCTCGATCCACGCCGACGTCTGCTCGCAGTGCCACCCGTTCTACACCGGCAAGCAGAAGATCCTCGACACCGGCGGCCGCGTCGCCCGGTTCGAGTCCCGCTACGGCAAGAAGGCTGCTGCCGAGAGCAAGTAG
- a CDS encoding homoserine dehydrogenase, with translation MSEGAKSLKVAVLGCGAVGSQVVRLLTEQADDLTARVGAPVELVGVAVRRLDAPRDVEVPEGLLTTDATGLVSRDDVDLVVEVIGGIEPARSLILAALENGASVVTANKALLAEDGPTLFEAAAKAERDLYYEAAVAGAIPILRPLRESLAGDKVTRVLGIVNGTTNFILDKMDSSGAGFSEALEEAQQLGYAEADPTADVEGFDAAAKAAILASLAFHSRVTASDVYREGISEVTAADVASARDMGSVVKLLAICELRPGPHGDQVAARVHPAMIPRSHPLASVREAYNAVFVESEAAGQLMFYGPGAGGAPTASAVLGDLVTVARNRLAGTRGAGESAYADRAVQPMGETRTRYHVAIDVDDRAGVLAAVANAFADHDVSIQTVRQEGRGADAQLVVVSHAASDAALSATVDQLRNMDIVREVTSVMRVEGGDE, from the coding sequence ATGAGTGAGGGTGCGAAGTCGCTCAAGGTGGCGGTGCTCGGCTGTGGTGCCGTGGGGTCCCAGGTGGTGCGGCTGCTGACCGAGCAGGCCGACGACCTGACGGCCCGGGTGGGTGCGCCGGTCGAGCTGGTGGGCGTCGCCGTACGCCGCCTCGACGCGCCCCGCGACGTCGAGGTGCCCGAGGGCCTGTTGACCACCGACGCCACCGGGCTGGTGTCCCGCGACGACGTCGACCTGGTCGTCGAGGTGATCGGCGGCATCGAGCCCGCGCGATCCCTCATCCTCGCCGCGCTGGAGAACGGCGCCAGCGTGGTCACCGCCAACAAGGCCCTGCTGGCCGAGGACGGCCCGACGCTCTTCGAGGCCGCGGCCAAGGCCGAGCGCGACCTCTACTACGAGGCCGCCGTCGCCGGCGCCATCCCGATCCTGCGCCCGCTGCGCGAGTCGCTCGCCGGTGACAAGGTGACCCGGGTCCTCGGCATCGTCAACGGCACCACCAACTTCATCCTCGACAAGATGGACTCCTCCGGGGCGGGCTTCTCCGAGGCGCTGGAGGAGGCGCAGCAGCTCGGCTACGCCGAGGCCGACCCGACTGCCGACGTGGAGGGCTTCGACGCCGCCGCGAAGGCCGCGATCCTGGCCAGCCTCGCCTTCCACTCGCGCGTCACCGCCTCCGACGTCTACCGCGAGGGGATCTCCGAGGTCACCGCCGCCGACGTGGCCAGCGCCCGCGACATGGGCTCGGTCGTCAAGCTGCTCGCGATCTGCGAGCTCCGGCCCGGACCCCACGGCGACCAGGTCGCCGCCCGCGTCCACCCGGCCATGATCCCGCGCTCGCACCCGCTCGCCAGCGTCCGCGAGGCCTACAACGCGGTCTTCGTCGAGTCCGAGGCGGCCGGCCAGCTCATGTTCTACGGTCCCGGGGCCGGTGGCGCGCCGACCGCCAGCGCCGTGCTCGGCGACCTCGTCACCGTGGCCCGCAACCGCCTCGCCGGCACCCGCGGCGCGGGGGAGTCGGCGTACGCCGATCGCGCGGTGCAGCCGATGGGCGAGACCCGCACCCGCTACCACGTCGCCATCGACGTCGACGACCGCGCGGGCGTGCTCGCGGCGGTCGCCAACGCCTTCGCCGACCACGACGTGTCGATCCAGACGGTCCGGCAGGAGGGCCGCGGGGCCGACGCCCAGCTCGTCGTCGTCTCGCACGCCGCCTCCGACGCCGCGCTCAGCGCGACCGTCGACCAGCTGCGCAACATGGACATCGTCCGCGAGGTCACCTCGGTGATGCGCGTCGAGGGAGGGGACGAGTGA
- the thrC gene encoding threonine synthase: MTTTTSGTTNGQWRGVIEEYRDLLEIPEGLAAVTLREGGTPLVHSEWLTGATGGQVWLKVEANNPTGSFKDRGMTAAISVAKHEGAQAVVCASTGNTSASMAAYAAKAGLKPLVLIPEGKIAAGKMAQAVVHGAQIIMVRGNFDHCLDIARGLARDYPVALVNSVNPVRLQGQKTASFEVVDFLGDAPDYHLLPVGNAGNIAAYWLGYQQYVELGRATRKPVMRGFQAEGAAPLVTGEPFPDPETKATAIRVGNPASWHLAEMAAKESEGRFAAVSDAQILAAQIELARRDGVFVEPASAAGVAGLLAELAAGESYAGRTVVITVTGHGLKDTATALESFGDIVDTVVDADVAAAAAAAGLA, encoded by the coding sequence ATGACCACGACGACCAGTGGGACGACCAACGGCCAGTGGCGCGGGGTCATCGAGGAGTACCGCGACCTCCTCGAGATCCCCGAGGGCCTGGCGGCCGTCACCCTCCGCGAGGGCGGCACCCCGCTGGTGCACTCGGAATGGCTCACCGGCGCCACCGGCGGCCAGGTGTGGCTCAAGGTCGAGGCCAACAACCCCACCGGCTCCTTCAAGGACCGCGGCATGACCGCGGCCATCTCGGTGGCGAAGCACGAGGGCGCGCAGGCCGTGGTCTGCGCCTCGACGGGCAACACCTCGGCGTCGATGGCCGCCTACGCCGCCAAGGCGGGGCTCAAGCCGCTCGTGCTGATCCCCGAGGGCAAGATCGCCGCCGGCAAGATGGCGCAGGCCGTCGTGCACGGTGCGCAGATCATCATGGTGCGCGGCAACTTCGACCACTGCCTCGACATCGCGCGCGGGCTGGCTCGCGACTACCCGGTGGCACTGGTGAACTCGGTCAACCCCGTCCGCCTCCAGGGCCAGAAGACCGCGTCCTTCGAGGTCGTCGACTTCCTCGGCGACGCCCCCGACTACCACCTGCTGCCCGTCGGCAACGCCGGCAACATCGCGGCGTACTGGCTCGGCTACCAGCAGTACGTCGAGCTCGGGCGGGCCACGAGGAAGCCCGTCATGCGGGGCTTCCAGGCCGAGGGCGCCGCGCCCCTCGTGACCGGCGAGCCCTTCCCGGACCCCGAGACCAAGGCGACCGCGATCCGCGTCGGCAACCCGGCCTCGTGGCACCTCGCCGAGATGGCGGCCAAGGAGTCCGAGGGTCGCTTCGCCGCGGTCTCCGACGCCCAGATCCTCGCCGCGCAGATCGAGCTGGCGCGCCGCGACGGCGTCTTCGTCGAGCCGGCCTCGGCGGCCGGTGTCGCCGGCCTGCTGGCCGAGCTGGCCGCGGGCGAGAGCTACGCCGGGCGCACGGTGGTCATCACGGTGACCGGTCACGGCCTCAAGGACACCGCCACCGCCCTGGAGTCGTTCGGCGACATTGTCGACACCGTGGTGGACGCCGACGTCGCGGCCGCGGCTGCGGCCGCCGGACTGGCCTGA
- the prmC gene encoding peptide chain release factor N(5)-glutamine methyltransferase, producing the protein MRASAARRAAAARLREAGVASPERDADLLLAHVLDVPLGRLPLVDDLSEDDQGQYDALLARRAAREPLQHLTGTAAFRHVELAVGPGVFVPRPETELLAGWAIDVASTLSSPVVVDLCTGSGAIARSVADEVPGAEVHAVELDEGALAWAERNLAGTGVDLRHGDLATAFDDLAGMVDVVVCNPPYIPLEAWESVAAEARDHDPYLALFSGQDGLDAMRVLERRAALLLRPGGVVGAEHADVQGVSAPAVFAASGRWVDVADHLDLAGRARYVTARLAR; encoded by the coding sequence ATGCGGGCCAGCGCGGCCCGCCGAGCCGCCGCGGCACGGCTGAGGGAGGCCGGCGTCGCCTCCCCGGAGCGCGACGCGGACCTCCTGCTCGCCCACGTGCTCGACGTACCCCTCGGCCGGCTGCCGCTCGTCGACGACCTCAGCGAGGACGACCAGGGGCAGTACGACGCCCTCCTCGCGCGCCGCGCGGCCCGCGAGCCGCTGCAGCACCTGACCGGCACCGCGGCGTTCCGGCACGTCGAGCTGGCCGTCGGCCCGGGGGTCTTCGTGCCCCGCCCCGAGACCGAGCTCCTCGCGGGGTGGGCCATCGACGTGGCCTCGACCCTCTCGTCCCCGGTCGTGGTCGACCTCTGCACCGGCTCGGGGGCGATTGCCAGGTCCGTCGCCGACGAGGTGCCCGGTGCCGAGGTGCACGCGGTCGAGCTCGACGAGGGCGCACTGGCCTGGGCCGAGCGCAACCTCGCCGGCACCGGCGTCGACCTGCGCCACGGTGACCTCGCGACGGCCTTCGACGACCTCGCGGGCATGGTCGACGTCGTCGTCTGCAACCCGCCCTACATCCCGCTCGAGGCGTGGGAGTCGGTGGCCGCGGAGGCACGTGACCACGACCCCTACCTGGCGCTGTTCTCCGGCCAGGACGGCCTCGACGCGATGCGTGTCCTGGAGCGGCGGGCCGCGCTGCTGCTGCGTCCCGGGGGAGTGGTCGGTGCCGAGCACGCCGACGTGCAGGGGGTGTCCGCGCCCGCCGTCTTCGCGGCGTCCGGCCGCTGGGTCGACGTCGCCGACCACCTCGACCTCGCGGGTCGAGCGCGCTACGTGACGGCGAGACTGGCACGATGA
- the rho gene encoding transcription termination factor Rho — MTETPSKPAKKAASKSSSKPSGLGSMLLADLKSMAVGLGIPGAGSMKKAQLVDAIKAAGTPISSAPAADAPRAEASSAATAPAETNAETNAETNAETNAEATAEPASEPASEPASGTTPEPTSAEPEERTTVQTTVRTRTRKQRQAEQAEQRSEQPADAQGRQDRSQDQPQDQPQDRQKDQKGDQKQAKGQQGGNQGKRQQDQNKGQQDQNKGQQDQNKGQQGNQQGNQQGGKQAQADQRGQQGNQHANQQGNQNPGNQNQNSQDLDDDEDGEGGSRRNRRRRGRDRTTVRAGTRNEPDTTILEDDVLVPAAGILDVLDNCAFVRTSGYLPGTEDVYLSLSMVRKYHLRRGDAVVGQVRQPREGERREKFNPMVRIDSVNGTEAEGAKERPEFSDAVPVHPHQRLRLAVEGDLTGQVIDIAAPIGKGQRGLILTPPRTGATSLLQSIARSVTTNNPECHVMVVLVDARPEEVTDFQRAVKGEVVASTFDRQPADHTLVAELAIERAKRLVELGHDVVVLLDSLTRLGRAYNLAAPANGRVLAGIVDASAVHPTKEFFGAARKIEDGGSLTVLATVAVGTGSATDEFFLEEIAGTENLELALSADRAAKGIVPAVDVTASGTRHEEKLLAPAEGAVVGGLRKQIAAADTQQAVVKAIGR; from the coding sequence GTGACCGAGACTCCCTCGAAGCCTGCCAAGAAGGCCGCTTCGAAGTCCTCCAGCAAGCCGTCCGGCCTCGGCTCGATGCTGCTGGCCGACCTCAAGTCGATGGCCGTCGGCCTCGGCATCCCCGGCGCCGGCTCGATGAAGAAGGCCCAGCTCGTCGACGCCATCAAGGCCGCCGGCACCCCGATCAGCTCCGCCCCTGCCGCGGACGCCCCTCGTGCCGAGGCATCGTCGGCCGCGACGGCTCCCGCCGAGACGAACGCCGAGACGAACGCCGAGACGAACGCCGAGACGAACGCCGAGGCGACCGCCGAGCCGGCCTCTGAGCCGGCCTCTGAGCCGGCCTCCGGGACGACTCCCGAGCCGACGTCCGCCGAGCCGGAGGAGCGGACCACCGTCCAGACGACGGTGCGCACCCGCACCCGCAAGCAGCGCCAGGCCGAGCAGGCCGAGCAGCGCTCCGAGCAGCCCGCTGACGCGCAGGGCCGGCAGGACCGGTCCCAGGACCAGCCGCAGGACCAGCCGCAGGACCGGCAGAAGGACCAGAAGGGCGACCAGAAGCAGGCCAAGGGCCAGCAGGGTGGCAACCAGGGCAAGCGCCAGCAGGACCAGAACAAGGGCCAGCAGGACCAGAACAAGGGCCAGCAGGACCAGAACAAGGGCCAGCAGGGCAACCAGCAGGGCAACCAGCAGGGCGGCAAGCAGGCGCAGGCCGACCAGCGCGGCCAGCAGGGCAACCAGCATGCGAACCAGCAGGGCAACCAGAACCCCGGCAACCAGAACCAGAACAGCCAGGACCTCGACGACGACGAGGACGGCGAGGGCGGCAGCCGCCGCAACCGGCGCCGCCGCGGCCGCGACCGCACGACCGTGCGCGCCGGCACCCGCAACGAGCCGGACACCACGATCCTCGAGGACGACGTCCTGGTGCCGGCTGCCGGCATCCTCGACGTGCTCGACAACTGCGCGTTCGTCCGCACCTCGGGCTACCTGCCGGGCACCGAGGACGTCTACCTGTCGCTGTCGATGGTGCGGAAGTACCACCTCCGCCGCGGTGACGCCGTGGTCGGCCAGGTCCGCCAGCCCCGCGAGGGCGAGCGCCGCGAGAAGTTCAACCCGATGGTCCGCATCGACAGCGTCAACGGCACCGAGGCCGAGGGCGCCAAGGAGCGCCCGGAGTTCTCCGACGCCGTCCCGGTGCACCCGCACCAGCGCCTGCGCCTCGCGGTCGAGGGCGACCTCACCGGCCAGGTCATCGACATCGCGGCGCCGATCGGCAAGGGCCAGCGCGGCCTCATCCTGACCCCGCCCCGCACCGGGGCCACCTCGCTCCTGCAGTCGATCGCCCGCTCGGTGACGACCAACAACCCCGAGTGCCACGTAATGGTCGTGCTCGTCGACGCCCGTCCCGAGGAGGTCACCGACTTCCAGCGCGCGGTCAAGGGCGAGGTCGTCGCCTCGACGTTCGACCGGCAGCCGGCCGACCACACCCTGGTCGCCGAGCTGGCCATCGAGCGGGCCAAGCGGCTCGTCGAGCTGGGCCACGACGTCGTCGTGCTGCTGGACTCCCTCACCCGCCTCGGGCGCGCGTACAACCTCGCGGCCCCGGCCAACGGGCGGGTGCTCGCCGGGATCGTCGACGCCTCCGCGGTCCACCCGACCAAGGAGTTCTTCGGCGCCGCGCGCAAGATCGAGGACGGCGGGTCGCTGACCGTGCTGGCCACGGTCGCGGTCGGCACCGGGTCGGCCACCGACGAGTTCTTCCTCGAGGAGATCGCCGGCACGGAGAACCTCGAGCTCGCGCTCAGCGCGGACCGTGCGGCCAAGGGCATCGTCCCGGCGGTCGACGTCACCGCCTCGGGCACGCGCCACGAGGAGAAGCTCCTGGCGCCCGCCGAGGGTGCGGTAGTGGGCGGCCTGCGCAAGCAGATCGCGGCAGCCGACACCCAGCAGGCCGTCGTCAAGGCGATCGGTCGCTGA
- the prfA gene encoding peptide chain release factor 1 — translation MFEAVEGMRAEHAELEQRLALPETHADQRLAKQLNQRYAELTAVVTTWQEWLQLGDDIEAARELASDDPAFAEEAEELTHRREVASERLRRLLVPRDAADGKDALLEIKSGEGGEESALFAGDLLRMYSRYAEARGWSVEVLDSTESDLGGFKSVTAAVKARGAVEPGQAPYALLKFEGGVHRVQRVPVTESQGRVHTSAAGVLVMPEAEQVDVEINDNDLRIDVYRSSGPGGQSVNTTDSAVRITHLPTGIVASCQNEKSQLQNKEQAMRILRGRLLQAAQDAADAEASDARRSQVRTVDRSERIRTYNFPENRISDHRTGYKSYNLDQVLDGDLQPVLDSCVEADMAVRLAALES, via the coding sequence ATGTTCGAGGCCGTCGAGGGCATGCGTGCCGAGCACGCCGAGCTCGAGCAGCGACTGGCGCTCCCAGAGACGCATGCCGACCAGCGCCTGGCCAAGCAGCTCAACCAGAGGTACGCCGAGCTGACCGCGGTCGTCACCACGTGGCAGGAGTGGCTCCAGCTCGGTGACGACATCGAGGCGGCGCGCGAGCTCGCGTCCGACGACCCGGCCTTCGCCGAGGAGGCCGAGGAGCTGACACACCGCCGCGAGGTCGCGAGCGAGCGGTTGCGTCGCCTGCTCGTGCCGCGCGACGCCGCCGACGGCAAGGACGCGCTCCTCGAGATCAAGTCGGGGGAGGGCGGTGAGGAGTCGGCGCTGTTCGCGGGCGACCTGCTCCGGATGTACTCCCGCTACGCCGAGGCGCGCGGCTGGAGCGTCGAGGTCCTCGACTCCACCGAGTCCGACCTCGGCGGCTTCAAGTCCGTCACGGCCGCCGTGAAGGCCAGGGGCGCCGTCGAGCCCGGCCAGGCGCCGTACGCCCTGCTCAAGTTCGAGGGCGGCGTCCACCGCGTGCAGCGGGTGCCCGTGACCGAGTCGCAGGGTCGCGTGCACACCTCCGCCGCCGGCGTCCTGGTGATGCCCGAGGCCGAGCAGGTCGACGTCGAGATCAACGACAACGACCTGCGCATCGACGTCTACCGCTCCAGCGGACCCGGTGGCCAGAGCGTCAACACCACCGACTCGGCGGTGCGGATCACCCACCTCCCCACCGGCATCGTGGCCAGCTGCCAGAACGAGAAGAGCCAGCTCCAGAACAAGGAGCAGGCGATGCGGATCCTCCGGGGGCGCCTGCTCCAGGCCGCCCAGGACGCCGCCGACGCCGAGGCCAGCGACGCACGTCGCTCGCAGGTGCGCACCGTCGACCGCTCCGAGCGGATCCGCACCTACAACTTCCCGGAGAACCGGATCTCCGACCACCGCACCGGCTACAAGTCCTACAACCTCGACCAGGTGCTCGACGGCGACCTCCAGCCGGTGCTCGACTCGTGCGTCGAGGCCGACATGGCGGTCCGGCTCGCGGCACTCGAGTCGTGA
- a CDS encoding L-threonylcarbamoyladenylate synthase: MSGVDRFETSTEEEREAAITAAAGAVRRGELVVIPTDTVYGIAADAFSHDSVKALLEAKGRGRDMPPPVLVSAATTLDALAEGVPTWARTLVEQFWPGPLTLVCRQQASLMWDLGETRGTVAVRMPDDEVALAVLERTGPLAVSSANTTGRPAATDAATAEEMLGDAVSVIVDAGTSPGGEASTIIDCTVPEGRVLRHGALSLETLNAALEEHGVVLVDED, from the coding sequence ATGAGCGGCGTGGACAGGTTCGAGACCTCGACCGAGGAGGAGCGCGAGGCAGCGATCACCGCTGCCGCCGGCGCCGTACGACGCGGAGAGCTGGTGGTCATCCCCACCGACACCGTCTACGGCATCGCCGCCGACGCCTTCTCGCACGACTCCGTGAAGGCGCTGCTGGAGGCGAAGGGCCGCGGGCGCGACATGCCCCCGCCGGTGCTGGTGTCGGCCGCGACGACGCTCGACGCGCTCGCGGAGGGGGTGCCCACGTGGGCTCGCACCCTGGTCGAGCAGTTCTGGCCGGGCCCGCTGACGCTCGTGTGCCGCCAGCAGGCCTCCCTCATGTGGGACCTCGGCGAGACCCGCGGCACCGTCGCGGTCCGGATGCCCGACGACGAGGTCGCCCTCGCCGTGCTCGAGCGCACCGGCCCGCTCGCGGTCAGCTCGGCCAACACCACCGGCCGGCCCGCGGCGACCGACGCGGCCACGGCCGAGGAGATGCTGGGCGACGCGGTCTCCGTGATCGTCGACGCCGGCACCTCGCCGGGTGGCGAGGCCTCCACGATCATCGACTGCACGGTCCCGGAGGGACGCGTCCTGCGCCACGGCGCGCTGTCGCTCGAGACGCTCAACGCGGCCCTCGAGGAGCACGGCGTCGTGCTCGTGGACGAGGACTGA
- the thrB gene encoding homoserine kinase — translation MTFIDGPVRVTVPATSANLGPGFDSLGLALSLRDELEAEVLTDGLVVEVDGAGAGADGTGVPRDESHLVVRSMRAAFALMGEQPPGLRLSCHNVIPHARGLGSSSAAIVAGVVLARALVAGGQLLASDEALFDLAADLEGHPDNVAPAFYGGFVISGREDDRWYAVRAGVDPRITAVAFVPPTGVETKVARGLLPDVVAHADAAANSGRAALLVAALTGQPEHLLAGTRDWLHQDQREPAMPETLALVRRLRADGVPAVVSGAGPTVLAFGSSDTAALRASCPDGWACHDLAIEPDGAVLLT, via the coding sequence ATGACGTTCATCGACGGGCCGGTGCGGGTCACCGTCCCGGCCACCTCGGCCAACCTCGGCCCGGGCTTCGACTCGCTGGGCCTTGCCCTCTCGCTCCGCGACGAGCTCGAGGCGGAGGTGCTCACCGACGGCCTGGTCGTCGAGGTCGACGGAGCCGGCGCAGGTGCGGACGGGACCGGCGTCCCCCGCGACGAGTCGCACCTCGTCGTCCGCTCCATGCGCGCCGCCTTCGCGCTCATGGGGGAGCAGCCGCCCGGCCTGCGCCTGTCGTGCCACAACGTCATCCCGCACGCCCGCGGGCTCGGGTCGTCCTCGGCCGCGATCGTCGCCGGCGTGGTGCTGGCCCGCGCGCTGGTCGCCGGGGGACAGCTGCTCGCCTCCGACGAGGCGCTGTTCGACCTCGCCGCCGACCTCGAGGGCCACCCCGACAACGTCGCCCCGGCCTTCTACGGCGGCTTCGTGATCAGCGGGCGCGAGGACGACCGCTGGTACGCCGTCCGTGCGGGCGTCGACCCGCGGATCACGGCCGTCGCCTTCGTGCCGCCCACGGGGGTGGAGACCAAGGTCGCCCGCGGGCTGCTGCCCGACGTCGTCGCGCACGCCGACGCCGCGGCCAACTCCGGTCGCGCCGCCCTGTTGGTCGCCGCCCTCACCGGGCAGCCCGAGCACCTGCTCGCCGGCACCCGGGACTGGCTGCACCAGGACCAGCGCGAGCCGGCCATGCCGGAGACGCTCGCGCTCGTCCGCCGCCTGCGCGCGGACGGCGTACCGGCCGTGGTCTCGGGCGCCGGGCCGACCGTGCTGGCGTTCGGGTCGAGTGACACCGCGGCGCTGAGGGCGAGCTGCCCGGACGGGTGGGCGTGTCACGACCTCGCGATCGAGCCTGACGGGGCCGTGCTGCTAACCTGA